One genomic region from Argentina anserina chromosome 2, drPotAnse1.1, whole genome shotgun sequence encodes:
- the LOC126784880 gene encoding UDP-rhamnose/UDP-galactose transporter 3-like translates to MEKEKKSPVSDVGAWGMNIVSSVGIIMANKQLMSPAGFAFGFATTLTGFHFSVTALVGFISNASGYSASKHVPLWELVWFSLVANASITGMNLSLMLNSVGFYQISKLSMIPVVCVMEWIIHGKNFSREVKIAVAVVVIGVGICTVTDVKVNTKGFLCACVAILCTSLQQISIGSLQKKYSVGSFELLSKTAPIQAISLLILGPFVDYFLTGKLVTEYKLTSGAFAFILLSCSLAVFCNISQYLCIGRFSAVSFQVLGHMKTVCVLTLGWLLFDSALGFKNLMGMALAVIGMIVYSWAVEAEKQTKTSLPSSLTEEDLKPLKEGIAEIPLNGEAKV, encoded by the exons ATGGAGAAGGAAAAGAAGTCTCCAGTTTCTGATGTGGGAGCGTGGGGTATGAATATTGTGAGCTCCGTGGGCATTATCATGGCCAACAAACAGCTTATGTCTCCTGCTGGCTTTGCCTTTGGTTTCG cgacaactttgacgggcttcCACTTCTCTGTTACTGCATTGGTTGGTTTCATATCGAACGCATCTGGGTACTCAGCATCGAAACATGTTCCTCTTTGGGAACTTGTTTGGTTCTCACTTGTAGCCAATGCCTCAATCACAGGGATGAACTTGAGTCTCATGCTTAACTCTGTCGGGTTTTATCAG atatcCAAGTTGAGCATGATTCCAGTGGTCTGTGTGATGGAGTGGATCATTCATGGCAAGAACTTCTCAAGGGAAGTCAAGATCGCTGTGGCAGTGGTGGTAATAGGTGTGGGCATATGTACCGTGACCGATGTTAAAGTTAATACCAAAGGGTTTCTCTGTGCATGTGTGGCCATCTTGTGTACATCATTACAACAAATT TCAATAGGTTCATTACAGAAGAAATACTCAGTAGGCTCTTTTGAATTGCTCAGCAAGACGGCTCCGATTCAAGCTATTTCCCTTCTCATTCTTGGTCCATTCGTTGATTACTTTCTTACTGGAAAACTTGTAACAGAATACAAGTTGACTTCTGGTGCATTT GCTTTCATACTACTCTCATGCTCCCTGGCAGTATTCTGCAACATCAGTCAGTACCTCTGCATTGGAAGATTCTCAGCCGTGTCATTCCAGGTTTTAGGCCACATGAAGACCGTCTGTGTCTTGACATTGGGGTGGCTACTCTTTGATTCAGCGCTCGGATTCAAGAACTTGATGGGAATGGCACTTGCAGTTATCGGCATGATAGTATACAGTTGGGCGGTAGAGGCTGAGAAGCAAACCAAGACTTCCCTCCCAAGCTCTCTCACGGAAGAGGATCTAAAACCACTGAAAGAAGGAATTGCGGAAATCCCATTGAATGGTGAGGCTAAAGTATAG
- the LOC126784879 gene encoding ankyrin repeat domain-containing protein 2B — MASAQKDSPADAKTVPKEEKSSKSETSSGESPQAAPGGFPFPAGAGGMPFPFPEAGGAGPNPFDFSAMTGLLNDPSIKELAEQIAKDPSFNQMAEQLQKTFQGAPAADEGVPQFDSQQYYSTMQQVMQNPQFMTMAERLGNALMQDPSMNTMLESFTNPSNKDQLEERMARIKEDPSLKPILEEIETGGPAAMMRYWNDKDVLQKLGEAMGLAVGPDGTPSEVSGDKPWSPEEAEDAGAEDEPIVHHTASVGDVEGLKNALAAGADKDEEDSEGRTALHFACGYGEAKCAQVLLEAGAKVDALDKNKNTALHYAAGYGRKECVALLLENGAAVTLANMDGKTPIDVAKLNNQNDVLKLLEKDAFL, encoded by the exons ATGGCTTCTGCGCAGAAGGATTCGCCTGCTG ATGCAAAGACTGTTCCCAAAGAGGAGAAGTCTTCCAAGTCTGAGACATCTTCTGGGGAGTCACCACAAGCAGCACCAGGAGGGTTCCCGTTTCCAGCAGGAGCAGGAGGGATGCCTTTTCCCTTCCCAGAAGCCGGAGGTGCTGGTCCCAATCCTTTTGATTTCTCCGCCATGACTGGCTTGCTGAAT GATCCAAGTATCAAGGAACTAGCTGAACAGATAGCAAAAGACCCTTCATTCAACCAGATGGCAGAGCAACTTCAGAAAACTTTTCAAGGTGCTCCAGCAGCTGATGAAGGTGTCCCTCAATTTGATAGTCAACAATACTATTCCACCATGCAACAGGTTATGCAGAATCCTCAGTTTATGACCATGGCTGAGCGTCTCGGTAATGCATTGATGCAG GATCCATCCATGAATACAATGCTCGAGAGTTTCACAAATCCATCAAACAAAGATCAGCTTGAGGAGCGTATGGCACGCATCAAAGAAGATCCTTCGTTGAAGCCTATCTTAGAAGAGATAGAGACAGGGGGTCCTGCTGCCATGATGAG ATACTGGAATGATAAGGATGTTTTACAGAAGTTGGGTGAAGCAATGGGCCTTGCAGTTGGGCCCGATGGTACTCCctctgaagtttcaggggATAAGCCCTGGTCGCCAGAAGAGGCTGAAGATGCTGGAGCTGAGGATGAACCCATTGTTCATCACACTGCTAGTGTTGGTGATGTGGAG GGTTTGAAAAATGCGCTTGCTGCTGGTGCTGACAAAGACGAGGAAGATTCAGAAGGAAGGACAGCGTTGCATTTTGCTTGCGGCTATGGTGAG GCAAAGTGTGCTCAGGTGCTTCTAGAGGCTGGAGCAAAAGTGGATGCTTTGGATAAGAATAAAAACACTGCACTTCATTATGCAGCTGGTTATGGCAGGAAGGAATGTGTGGCCCTTCTATTGGAAAATGGCGCAGCTGT CACGCTCGCAAACATGGATGGGAAGACCCCGATTGACGTTGCCAAGCTCAACAACCAAAACGATGTACTTAAGTTGCTTGAGAAGGATGCCTTCCTCTAG